The following proteins are encoded in a genomic region of Syntrophorhabdaceae bacterium:
- a CDS encoding enoyl-CoA hydratase/isomerase family protein: MEVVLETYKDDIYTITLNRPEKKNAMDYDLLHGLYGALKNADGQKAPLVVIRGSGKAFCSGGDIIAFKEAPDTEALIDAEAGILHESIRLIRNINAIVIAVIEGVAVGAGVGLTLACDLSIATRNTIMNMGYRRIGLTPDGGGSIFLSRLVGAKRFNELYLFSRNIAMAEAKELGLVNVVCEEEELEAKLAEMIKGLKALPMETIGCFKDLVNHSLFHGLDIHLDKERFYVSQLGGKELFKQRLEEFFKKR; this comes from the coding sequence ATGGAGGTTGTATTAGAAACATACAAGGATGATATCTACACGATCACCCTCAACAGACCGGAAAAGAAGAACGCCATGGACTATGACCTGCTCCATGGTCTCTATGGGGCATTAAAGAATGCCGATGGTCAGAAGGCGCCGCTCGTTGTGATACGCGGGTCCGGGAAGGCATTCTGCTCCGGCGGCGATATTATTGCCTTCAAAGAGGCCCCGGACACCGAGGCCTTGATCGACGCCGAGGCCGGTATACTTCATGAAAGCATCAGGCTCATCAGAAATATCAATGCCATCGTCATCGCGGTCATAGAAGGGGTAGCTGTCGGGGCAGGTGTCGGCCTCACACTGGCATGTGACCTTTCCATTGCAACCAGGAATACGATAATGAACATGGGCTACAGACGGATCGGGCTTACACCTGACGGAGGCGGCAGCATATTCCTCTCCAGGCTTGTAGGGGCGAAAAGGTTCAACGAACTCTATCTCTTTTCGCGGAATATTGCTATGGCAGAGGCAAAAGAGCTCGGACTTGTCAACGTCGTCTGTGAAGAAGAAGAACTGGAGGCAAAGCTCGCGGAGATGATCAAGGGCCTGAAAGCCCTTCCGATGGAGACAATAGGCTGTTTTAAAGACCTCGTAAACCACTCGCTTTTTCACGGACTGGACATACATCTCGACAAAGAAAGGTTCTATGTGTCGCAACTGGGCGGTAAAGAGCTGTTCAAACAGAGACTGGAGGAGTTCTTCAAAAAGAGGTAG
- a CDS encoding Yip1 family protein: protein MDLVGRVKEIIFKPKDAWEQIKGEETTIKDLYISYAAILAIIPPVATFIGWSIVGMSFMGFSYRIPFMSGISYAVFHYILSLAGLYLVAFIIDILAPNFGSRKNMVNAMKVAVYANTPNWVASVLFIIPALSPIVMIASLYSLYLFYLGLPVLMETPKEKTVGYIIVIIIVSIIVFYLTGTIARIVIPGRGMMIP from the coding sequence ATGGACTTAGTCGGAAGGGTCAAGGAGATCATTTTTAAACCAAAAGATGCATGGGAACAGATCAAGGGAGAGGAAACAACGATCAAAGACCTGTATATATCGTATGCAGCTATCCTCGCGATCATTCCACCTGTTGCCACCTTCATCGGATGGTCTATCGTCGGCATGTCCTTCATGGGTTTCAGCTACAGGATACCGTTTATGAGCGGTATCAGTTATGCTGTCTTCCATTACATACTATCCCTTGCCGGCCTTTATCTTGTGGCATTCATCATCGATATACTGGCACCAAATTTTGGTTCCCGAAAGAACATGGTCAATGCCATGAAGGTTGCCGTCTATGCAAACACCCCGAACTGGGTTGCGAGCGTCCTCTTTATCATTCCCGCCCTTTCACCCATTGTTATGATCGCCTCGCTGTATTCTCTCTACCTCTTCTACCTTGGTCTTCCTGTCCTCATGGAGACCCCGAAAGAGAAAACCGTTGGGTATATTATTGTTATCATTATCGTGAGCATCATCGTCTTTTACCTGACCGGGACAATCGCCCGCATCGTTATACCCGGCAGGGGAATGATGATACCGTAA